The genomic region GATCCGAGGCGCTTCCTCCGCCGGAGCCGCCGGCAGCCAAGCACAACAAAACGAACAAATAGAGCGTGGGGGACTCCGGGCTTCTGTTCACGGCTGCTGATGCAACATCGGCGGTGCGCGGTGTACCTAATGCATAAAATCCCGGCGATCTGGGGAACCCCGGTTTAACGGCGCGAGGGCTATGCTCAAATCCGAAATTTTCGGAGGGGTCATGTCATTCGCAGATGCTTATAGCAAGCGCCGTCGCGTCCTGATCGAGATCACACCGTCGTTGGGGGCTCGCTTGCGCCTCTGGATTCACAAGCTGCGGCATCCGCGCCATCGCTGGTTCGCAGGTCGCGGCACTGGCGCGACCAAGCCCGCATCCGGTTCGCAGTCTTGAGCGTTCAATCCTGACGGCCTCTCGGGCCGGGATGCGCGCTCGACCGGCCTTCGCTCCCCTCTAAAACACACGTCATTGCATCCTCGGGCGCCGAAGTGGCTTGGCAAACCCCCGGGGATCAAGGCAAAAGCTTTGAAAAGCCGTTTTCTGCGTCATTGGCACATTGGACAATTTGCCTAATGCCCTCGGGCGGGAACCCGGGACAGAAGCTACGTTGAGTGGCTCGCGAATATTTTTGCGCGCAGAGCCAGAGCATGGTTCAAGGAGCATGAGCGGCCGATGAGTGGAGCCACAGCCACGTTCGAGCGGAACACAGCATCTGCGGATGGCGGGCACGGCGATGTCAGCCCGGGCGAAATCGCCATTGGCGTCATCATTGGCCGGACTTCGGAATTTTTCGACTTTTTCGTTTATGCCATCGCATCGGTCATCGTTTTTCCGAAGCTCGTCTTTCCGCATCTCGATGCCCTGACCGGGACGCTCTATTCGTTCGCGATCTTCGCGCTGGCGTTCATTGCCCGTCCGGTCGGCACGGTCATGTTCATGGCCCTCGACCGCAATTACGGGCGCGCGGTGAAGCTGACGTTCACGCTGTTCCTGCTCGGAACCTGTACGGTCGCGATTGCCTTCTTGCCGGGTTACGAACAGATCGGCCTGGCGTCCGCCGTTCTGCTGGCGATCTTCCGCATCGGCCAGGGTCTGGCGCTTGGCGGCGAATGGGACGGTCTGCCGTCGCTGCTGGCGATGAACGCGCCGGAGAATCGTCGCGGCTGGTACGCCATGATCCCGCAGCTTGGCGCGCCGCTCGGCCTGATGGTCGCGGCCGCGCTGTTCGCTTATTTCGCAGCCAACCTGTCGAGCGAAGATTTCCTGGATTGGGGCTGGCGCTACCCGTTCTTCGTTGCCTTCGCGATCAACGTCGTGGCGCTGTTCGCGCGTCTGCGCATGGTCGATACACCGGAATACATCGAGCACTTCGAGCAGCAAGAGCTTGAGCCGATGCCGATCGGCGAGACGCTGCAAAAGGAAGGCCGCCATGTTATCATCGGCGCCTTTGCACCGCTGGCGAGCTTCGCGCTGTTTCACATGGTGACGGTGTTCCCGCTGTCGTGGGTATTCCTCTTTACGACCCAGAGCCCGTCGCGCTTCCTCGTCATCGAGATCATCGGCGCCATCGTCGGTCTATTCGCGATCGTGGCGTCGGGGTTCGTTGCGGACCGAGTCGGCCGTCGTAACCTGCTCTCGGCCACGGCGGCGGTAATCGCGGTGTTCAGCGGTTTCGCTCCGCAGCTCCTCAACGGCGGTGACGTCGGTGAGATCGTGTTCATGGTGCTGGGCTTCACGCTGCTCGGTCTGTCGTTCGGACAGGCGTCGGGCGCCGTCGCCTCGAACTTCGCCAAGATCTACCGCTATACCGGCTCGGCGTTGACGACCGACTTGGCGTGGCTGGTCGGCGCCGGGTTCGCGCCGTTCGTTGCGCTCTGGCTGTCGAGTCACTTCGGCCTGATGGCGGCGGGCGGCTATCTGCTCTCCGGTGCGGTCTGCACGCTGATGGCGCTCGCGATGAGCCGCCAGCTCGAGTCGGGCGATCGCTAACGCCAGCCGCTTCAGCTTCGGACAATAAAAAAGCGCCCAGTGATACCGGGCGCTTTTCTTTGTCTTCATCGCCCTAGCGCGTCAGGCGAGGCCAAGCTTCTGGGCCAGGCCGATACGCTGTAGCTTGCCTGTCGCGCCCTTGGGGATCTCCGGCAGCAGCAGGATCTTGCGGGGCACCTTGTAATGGGCGAGGTGCTCGTTCGCGAAGTCGCGAAGCTCGCGCTCGGTCGCTTCCTGGCCTTCGCGCAGCACAACGGCGGCGGCGACATCTTCGCCGAGCTTGTCGTGCGGCACGGCAAACGTCACGACCTGCAATACGGCGGGATGATCCATCAGGACTTCATCGACTTCGCGCGGGGAAACCTTCTCACCGCCGCGATTGATGATCTCCTTCAGACGGCCGGTTATCGTGATGTAGCCGTCGGCGTCGATGGTGCCCTGGTCGCCGGTGCGGAACCAGCCGTTGGTGAAGGCTTCGCCGTTGGCCTTGGCGTTGTTCTCGTAACCGCTCGTAACGTTGTCGCCGCGAATGACGATTTCGCCGACTTCGCCGGGCTGCAAGAGATTGCCTTCGGTATCCATGATGGCGACCTCGGGTCCGGCGGCCAGGCCGACCGTGCCGGGCTTGCGGACGCCACCGATGGGGTTCGACGCCATCTGATGCGAGGCTTCCGTCATGCCGTAGGCTTCGACGACGGGGGCACCGAAGGTCGCTTCGAGTTCGCTCAGGACCTGCGGCGGGAGCGACGATGACGAGGAGCGGATGAAGCGCAGCTTGTGGCGCGCGATCGTCTCGGCGTTGTGGCTGGCGCGCGAGAGGATTGCCTGATGCATGGTCGGGACGCCAGTATACCAGGTCGGCGCCGCCTCTTCCATGGCGTGGAAGAACTTCAGCGCATTGAAGCCCGGCGTGCAGAAGATCGAGCCGCCGCGAGACAGCGGGGCCAGCACGCCCGCGATCAGACCGTGGATGTGAAACAGCGGCATGATGTTCAAGGCGCGGTCGCCGGCCGAAAGCTGCAATGCGGTGGCGATATTGCCAGCGGAGGCCGCAACGTTCTTATGGCTGAGAGGCACGATCTTCGGACGCGACGTCGTGCCCGACGTATGCAAGATCAATGCGGTGTCGTCGCTCTGCGCCGGGCCAGTCTGAGCTGGTTTCTCGGCAGGCGTTTCAGCCGACAGCGTGAATGCGCCGGCGCCGCTCGCAGGATCGGGCTTCAGCGTGATGAGCATGATGCCGCGCTCTTTCGCAACGGCGACTGCGGGTGAAGTGCTGCCATCCTCGACGATGAGCGCCTTGGTGTTGATGTCCGACATGTAGAAGTCGAACTCGTCGTGGCGGTAGGAAGGATTGAGCGGCGCGGCCGTCGCGGCCGATGCCGTTGCAACGAAGGATGTCGCCATCTCGGGGCCGTTCGGCAGCACGATCGCAACGCGGTCGCCGCGGCCGATGCCAAGCGCATTCAGGCTGTCGATGGTTCGCGTCACAAGGTCGCGAAAGCCGGCGTAGGTCAGCGCTTCGATGCCGGACGCCCGGATGGCCGGCGCTCGGCCGTCTCCGGCATTCAGAAGCTCATGCAGTGTCGTGGGTGTTGCCATCGTCGTTCTCATATCTCCGGTGCCTGTGCCGTCGGCGGCGTTGTCAGGCCTTTTCAACTCTCAATCGTCCGCCTTCGCGCGATAAGGTCGCGGAAAGCAATTTCACGCAGGCATAGATCGTTTCGATCTGTGGCGTCGGAACGTTTGCGACCTGACCGAGCTCTATCACCGAGCCGATCAGTGCGTCGGCTTCGATGCCGCGACCGGCTTCGATGTCCTGCAGCATCGACGTCTTGTGTGGCCCGACGGCTTCGGCGCCTGCAATGCGCTTTTCGAGCGGGATGCGGAAGCGAATGCCGAGTGCTTCGCCGACGGCCTGGGCTTCCCTCATCATGCGGGCAGCGGCATCGCGGGTCGGCTGATATTTGCAGATATCTTCCAGCGTCGCATGCGTCAGTGCGCTGATTGGATTGAAGCTCAGATTGCCCCAGAGTTTCGTCCAGATCTCGGCGCGAATGTCGGAGACGACCGGGGCTTTGAAACCGGCTTTCTGCAACGCCTCCGAAACGCGGGTGACGCGCTCGGTTTTCGAATTATCGATTTCGGCAATCGAGAACCGGTTGCCTTCGATATGCTTAATTACCCCCGGCTCGGCGATTTCGGCCGCGGGATACACCACACTGCCAAGAACACGCTCAGCAGGCAGATTATCTGCGACCACGCCACCGGGATCGACGCTTTCCAAGCGATGGTTTTCGTGCGGCCCGCTGACGCGCATGAAGTACCACCACGGAATGCCGTTCTGGGCGGTGAGCACGGCCGTGTCGCGACCATACATCGCGGGAAGATCGCGCACGACGGCTGCGACCTGATGTGCCTTCATTCCGAGGATAACGAGATCCTGTTCGGAAACGTCGGCGATCTTATCTGTTGCGGCAATGCGAGAAACGCTCTCGCTACCGTCCTCTTCGATCAGTTTGAGGCCATTGGCGCGGATCGCCGCAAGGTGCGGGCCGCGGGCGATCACGGTTACATCTTCGCCCGATTGCGCAAGCCGCGCGGCGAGCAGGCCACCGATTCCGCCTGCGCCGACGACGCAAATTTTCATCGAACTTCGTCCCTCGATTTCTGTGTGGCGGTGCAGCAAAAAACTTTGTTGGCGCTTAGCTTTAATGCTGCACTTGTCGAACGTGATTTTTCACGTTTTATGGTTGGGCGCTTTTAGTGCGAAATGAAAAAGAATTACAAGCCCGAGGGGACTGCCAAGGATGACTATTCAAACGGAGTCGCGCGCTCCGGCTTCTGGCATTGCGACGTCAACCACCGGACGGTGGGCGCAGCTCGCGCTGGGGGTGCTGTGCATGACGATGATCGCCAACCTGCAATATGGTTGGACGCTCTTCGTCAATCCGCTTCACGCCAAGTTCGGCTGGGAGATGGCGGCGATCCAGTGGGCGTTCACCATCTTCATTCTGACCGAGACGTGGCTCATTCCCTTCGAAGGCTATCTTGAAGATCGCCTCGGGCCGCGGCCGCTCGTCCTGGTCGGCGGCATCATGATCGGCCTATCGTGGCTTTTGAACTCGCAGGCGGACTCGCTGGCGATGCTCTATGTCGCGCAGGCCATCGGCGGTATCGGCGCAGGGTGTGTTTACGGCACGTGCGTCGGCAATGCGCTCAAATGGTTTCCGGATCGTCGCGGTTTGGCGGCCGGTGTGACGGCAGCCGGCTTCGGCATGGGCTCGGCACTGACGATTATTCCAATCTCGATCGTGATCGCATCGCAGGGATACGAAGCGGCGTTTCTTTATTTCGGTCTGCTGCAGGGCATCGTCATCATTCTTGTGTCGTTCCTATTGCGGTCGCCGTCGAAGGATCAGTTCGGTGCGCGCGTCGAGCTGCTTTCGGCCAAGCGGTCGTTCGCACCGACTGAGATGCTGAAGACACCGGTCTTCTGGATCATGTATTTGATGTTTGTGATGATGGCGGCGGGCGGCCTGATGGCGACGGCGCAGCTCGCGCCCATCGCGAAGGACTTCAAGGTTGCAGATGTTCCGGTGTCCCTCGTCGGCATTACGCTTCCGGCGCTCACGTTCGCGCTGTCGCTCGACCGCATTCTCAACGGCGTCACGCGTCCGTTCTTCGGCTGGGTGTCGGACAAAATCGGCCGCGAAACGACAATGTTCATCGCGTTCGGCATTGAGGGCGTCGGCCTGCTGGCGCTGGCGCGCATGGGGCACGATCCGATCCTGTTCGTGGTGCTGACGGGGCTGGTGTTCTTTGCGTGGGGTGAGATCTACAGCCTTTTCCCGGCAACGTGCGGCGACACCTTCGGCTCGAAGTTCGCAACGACGAATGCGGGCCTGCTCTATACTGCCAAGGGCACCGCGTCGCTGCTCGTGCCGTTTTCCAGTCTGCTGACACAGGCGACGGGCAACTGGCATGCCGTGTTCTATACGGCGGCCGGCATGAACATTCTCGCGGCGATTCTCGCGCTTGCCGTTCTACGCCCGATGCGTCAGCGGATGGCGCGGAACATCTAACAGCTCGCTTTTGGGTGCAGTTTTAGAAGGGTCGGAACTCTGTTCCGGCCCTTTTTCGCTTTTTTCAGGGGTGGTGCTCAGGCGGTTCTTGGCGGGCCGCCGCGGCCTCTGAAGAGCAGCGCAATCGCGAGACCGGCAACGAAGCCGCCGACATGCGCCATGTAAGCGACGCCGCCGGCGTCGGCAGTTTCATCGGTATGGGCAATGGAGCCGACGCCGCTGAAGAGCTGAAGCACGAACCAGAAGCCGATCACGATCAGCGCCGGCATCGACATGACGGCCCGCGCGACAAGCACATCGACGCGAGCCTGCGGGAATAGAAGCAGGTAAGCACCGAGCACACCGGCGATCGCGCCCGAAGCGCCGACGTTGGGAATGTTCGAGTGCGGATTGAAATAGAACTGAGCGAATGTCGCTGCGATACCGGCGATCAGGTAGAACGCCAGATACTTCACATGTCCGAAGTTTTCTTCGACGTTGTCGCCGAAGATGTAGAGATAGAGCATGTTGCCGAACAGGTGCATCCAGCCGCCGTGCATGAACATGGCGGTGAAGATGGTCGGCCAGTTCGACGCGGGATCTTCGGCGAAGCGACTCGGGATGAACGACCAGCGCTGAATGAACTCGTTGCCGCCGTTCAGCTCGATCAGGAAGAAAAGCACGTTGACGACGATAAGCGCCGTCGTAACGATGGGCGAAATGCGGACCTGCGAATCATCGTCCCCGATTGGAAACATCGCACCTTCCCCCTCTCAATGCGTCGCCGAGTGGGCGAGCGCCGTCACGATGGTTTCGGTTTCCGTGCCGACATCAGATAGTTCACGTCCGTATTCGGATTGCGCGACCAGGAATCCTGCAGCGGATTATACGTGATGCCTTCGAACCGGACATCGTCGAGCCCCGCGGCTTTGACGTAACCGGCCAGCTCGGCCGGGGTGATAAAGCGGTCCCACTGGTGCGTTCCGCGCGGTAGCCAGCCGAGCACATACTCGGCGCCGACGATGGCGAGCGCCCAGGCCTTGAAGGTGCGGTTCATCGTCGAGAACACGCCGAGGCCGCCGGGCGCGACGAGGCTCACGCATTCGCCGATGAATTTCGCCGGGTCTGGGACGTGCTCTACAACTTCGAGGCAGGTGACGATATCGAACGTGCGGCCTTCGGCGACGAGGTCTTCGACGCGCACGGCACGATAGTCGATGGCGATGCCCTGACCTTCGGCGTGCGATTTCGCGATGGCGATGTTCTTTTCCGACGGGTCGATGGCAGTGACGGTTGCGCCCATGCGTGCCAAAGGTTCCGCGACGAGGCCACCGCCGCAGCCGATATCGACGGCCGTCAAGCCGGTGAGGGGCCGGAGGGCCTTGGGATCGCGGCCGAAGCGTTCGACGGCGCTATCGCGGATGAATGACAGCCGCGGCGGCCCGATCTGGTGCAAAGGGCGGAATTTTCCACGTGGGTCCCACCATTCGGTGGCCATGCGGGAAAAGCGCTCGACCTCTTCGGTATCGAGGGTGCGTTTACCGGCGTCGGATTGCTGCGTTGCGGTCATTGTCGTCTCCGTCTTCCGCCATACACGTCAACCCGGCGGTCATCTTGTCAAGCTATTGTCCCGGATGGGTCAATTTTCGGTTGTTGCCGGGGGGCTCGCGAGCCGCTAATAAGCGCCGGACTCAATCCAAATCTTAATGCTCGTCAGACCCATGCCAGGGGCCGTGCGGGCATGCACAGGCCAAGGGAAGCGCTTCGAGAATGGCGACCGTAGTCATGAAATTTGGCGGCACGTCGGTCGCCAACATCGAGCGCATCCAGAACGTCGCACGTCACGTGAAGCGCGAGGTCGACGCCGGCAACAAGGTCGCAGTCGTCGTCTCAGCCATGGCCGGGGTGACGAACCAGCTCGTTGCCTGGGTCAAGGAAGCCTCTCCGCTTTACGATGCGCGGGAATACGATGCCGTCGTCGCCACCGGCGAGCAGGTGACGGCGGGGCTTCTCGCCATCACGTTGCAGGCGATGGGCCTGCACGCGCGGTCGTGGACCGGCTGGCAGGTTCCGGTGAAGACCGATACGGCGCATGGTGCGGCGCGAATTCTCGATATCCCAGGCGCCGAGATCAAATCGCGGATCGAAGCCGGCGAGATTGCCGTCGTCACCGGCTTTCAGGGCATCGAGCCCACCGAGAACAGGATCGCAACGCTCGGCCGGGGCGGCTCGGACACGAGTGCGGTCGCGATCGCCGTCGCGCTCGAAGCCGACGTTTGCGATATCTACACCGACGTTGACGGCGTTTACACAACGGACCCGCGCATCGTTTCCAAAGCGAAACGGCTTGCGAAAATTTCCTACGAAGAGATGCTCGAAATGGCGTCGCTCGGCTCGAAGGTCCTGCAGACGCGGTCTGTCGAGCTGGCAATGGTCTACAAGGTCAAGACTCGGGTACTGTCGAGCTTCGTAGCGCCGGACGCCATGCAACCCTTCAGAGCCGATAATATCGAGAATATCGGCACCATCGTATGCGACGAGGATGAGATCGTGGAACAGCAGGTCGTAAGCGGCATCGCCTATGCGAAAGACGAAGCGAAAGTTACGCTTCTGAATGTCGACGACAAACCGGGCATCGCCGCGCGCATCTTCGGACCGCTCGCAGATGCGAATATCAACGTCGATATGATCGTGCAGAACATCACGCCGGACGGCAAGCATACGGATATGACGTTTACCGTGCAGGCGGCCGAGCTGCCGCGCACGCTTGAAGTCTTGAAACAGGCGAAGACCGACATCGGCCACGTCGACGTCAAAAGCTCGGCAGACGTCGTAAAGATTTCGGTCATCGGCGTCGGCATGCGCAGCCATGCGGGCGTTGCAGCGCAGATGTTCAAGACGCTCTCGGAAAAGGGCATCAACATTCACGCGATCTCGACGTCTGAGATCAAGGTCAGTGTTCTGATCGATGCAGCCTACGCCGAACTCGCGGTTCGTGCGTTGCACTCGGCCTACGGGCTCGACAACGACTAGAGGCCGGGCGCTCTTACCAGCCCCGTCTCTTTGTGACTAAGGTGCATTTGCCGGAGTAGTTTTGCCGGCGAGACGAATGGGCAAGGCAAGATGGTGCGGCGCGACGATCCGAGACCTTTACCAAGCGAGACCTCGCTTCGGGTCATCATGCGCCATCTGCGCGAGATCATGTCCGATGGCGGCGAGGGCCAGGAAAAGCTCGATCGTATCGTGCGGCAGATTTCCGGCGTCATGGTCGCCGAGGTTTGCTCGATCTATCTGAAGCGGCAAGATGGCTCACTCGAACTTTTCGCGACCGAAGGCCTCAATCCGAGTGCGGTGCATACGACGCGACTGAAGCGCGGCGAGGGTCTCGTGGGACGCGCTGCCGAGCTTGGCGTGACCGTCAACGAACCGGAAGCGTCGAGCCATCCGGCGTTCTCCTACCGGCCGGAAACAGGTGAAGAAATTTATCATTCTCTGCTCGCCGTGCCGATCGCGCGGTCGGGGCAGGTGCTTGGCGTGCTCGTCATCCAGAACCGGACGCCGCGCGAATATTCCGACGAAGATGTTGAGGTGATGCAGGCGACCGCGATGGTGATCGCGGAAAATCTCGTCTCTGGCGCCGTGGCGGGGACAGTCGCGGCCATCGAAGCCTCGCGCTCGCAACCGCTCGTCATCGAGGGCGAACCCATCTCGGACGGTATCGCGCTCGGGCATGTGGTGCTGCACGAGCCGCGCATCGTCGTGACGCAGTTGATGGCGGAAAATCCGGCGCTCGAATTGGAGCGGCTGTCGCTCGCGCTCGAAAAGCTGCAGTTGAACATCGATGAGATGTTTGATCATGAGCATTTGTCGAACATCGGCGAGCATCGCGATGTGCTCGAAGCCTATCGCATGTTCGCGCATGACAAGGGCTGGCACCGGCGACTGCGCGAAGCCGTCGAAGGCGGGCTGACGGCTGAGGCGGCCGTCGAACGAGTTCAGAATGCGATGCGCACGCGCATGCTGCGCCAGCACGACACCTATTGGCGCGAGCGCCAGCGTGATCTCGATGATCTTTCCGACCGGCTACTGCGCGTGCTCGCGGGGCGGCTCAAGAGTTCGGAAGATGACGGCGGCCTCCCGCCCGATACGATCCTTGTTGCGCGAACGATGGGACCGGCAGAACTACTCGATTACGATCGCAGCAGGCTCAGAGGGCTCGTCGTCGAAGACGGGTCGAGCCAAAGCCACGTTGCGGTTGTAGCGAAGGCGCTCGGCATCGCCGCAATCGGGCAGGCCGCGGGAATCGTCGATCGCGTCTCTGCGGGCGATGCGGCGATCGTCGATGCTGTTGCGGGTGAAGTGCATCTGCGGCCGACGGCCGAAGTGATCTCGGCTTATTCTGACAAAGTGCGGTTTCGCGCGCGCCGGCAGAAGCGCTATCAGTCGCTGCGCGATCGCCCGGCGATCACCAAGGATGGCGTGCCGATTGCGCTGATGATGAATGCGGGTCTGCTCGTCGATCTGCCGCATCTAGACGAAGCCGGTGCGGACGGCATCGGGCTCTATCGCACCGAATTGCAGTTCATGCTGTCGGAGTCGTTCCCACGCCTCGACCGGCAGACGCAGCTCTACAAGGCGGTGATGGACGAAGCCCGCGGCAAGCCCGTCGTGTTTCGCACGCTCGATATCGGCGGCGACAAGGTGCTTCCCTACCTTCGTCAGCCGAAGGAAGAAAACCCGTCGATGGGGTGGCGGGCGATCCGCATGGCGCTCGACCGGCCGGAATTGTTCCGGCTACAGGTGCGGGCCTTGCTCAAGGCGGCGGCAGGGCGTGAGCTGCGGGTGATGATCCCGATGGTTTCGGCGACGTATGAGCTGGGGGCCATCCGTGCGCTGATCGAGCGCGAGAAGGCATTTCTGACGGAGCACGGCCATCCCCTGCCGCAGATCATTCTCGTCGGGGCGATGTTCGAAGTGCCTGCACTTCTGTTCGAGCTCGATGCGTTTCTGTCGCGGGTCGATTTCGTGTCGGTCGGCTCGAACGATCTGATGCAGTTCCTGTTTGCCGCAGACCGCACCAATGCGCGGGTGGCGAGCCGCTTCGATGTGCTGGCGCCAGCACCGCTCCGGGCGCTGAAGTCGCTCATGACGGCTGCCAGCGCGCACAACGTGCCGGTGACACTATGCGGCGAGATGGCAGGCAGCCCGCTCGAAGCCCTGACGCTGATTGGTCTCGGCTTCCGGTCGCTGTCGATGGCGCCGGCCTCCATCGGCCCTATCAAGTCCATGGTGCTGTCGCTCGACGCCGCGAAGGTGACCGCTTTCCTCGACGATCTTTTGAAAGAGGGTGCGAAGGACGTGCGCATGTCCTTGCAGCAGTTCGCAGAAACGGAACACGTCGCGCTCGACGGTTAACAGCTCCTCCCCAACGACGCACGGAGGCTTTGACAAATAAGGATTTTTAGCCGACAATATCCTTAACATCGGGGACCGGCGCGTTTTGCCGGGTAGAGGGTATGCGTCGAAGCGTTGGGCGGAACGTTTCGGTTGGAAGTCATGAGTACGAGCGGCAGGGGCATAGCCGTTTCGAAGCACCAGTGCCAACGGCGTCGGTGCAGGCTCAGGCGGAAAGCCGAGCGCTAATTGCGCGATTTTTTATCGATTTGCGGCAGGCGCTGCGGCTGACGGTGCCGCAGGCAGCTCATTATCTCGCGGTTCGACCGGAAGTTGTCGAAGCGCTGGAGACGGGGCAGGTCGAGTACCTGCCGCAGTGGCAGGAAACGTCGGCCATCATCATGACTTATACGTCGATGGCGGGCGTCAATGGACGGCCGGTTCTGAATGCCATCGGGACGCTGTTCACGCAGCTTTCCGTCCGCGCGGCGCCGACCGCAAATCAGCTTCCGGCGCCCACGCCAGATGTGCATTTCCGCGAGCCGACGTCGTATTTTCAGCAGCAGCCGTTTTTTCAACAGCCGGCGGTTCAGCCGCAGGCATATGCGGCTCCTCAGCAGCCGTACGATCACGGTCGGCACGAGCCTTACGACCCGCCGCAAGGGTATTCGCCGCTACAGGGGGCAATGCCGCAGCAAAGCTCGATCCCTCAGCAGGGCTTGATGTTCCAGGGCCATGGTGGCTTCCCACCTCGGCCAAGGCCACAGCAGCCGGTGCACGTTTCCGATCAGGAGCCGGATATCGCCCGGTCAGGGCTCGCAGTTTCGAGCCGGAACCTGTTACGGGCCGGATCGGTCATCGCGAGCGGGGCGCGGCGTCTGCCGCAGGAAGCGCTGCACCGGGTTCGGGAACGTCCGCAGCGGGCCGTTTATGCCCTTTCGCTGCCGCTCGCTCTGCTGCTGCTTATGATGCATTCGTCGATATTTGCTACGATCTCGCAGCCGTTTTCGGTGGCCGTGCAGTGGGTCAGCGGCTACATGCAGGAGCACTACGGCCCGATCCGGGACGGCATGCGCTATATCGAAGTTGACGATCCGGAAACGCGCCGGGCGGATAAATTGCAGATCGGCAGCGGTTCGTAGTAGATACCCGTGCCTGAGGCGTGGCGATGGGCTCAATCGCCGTCGCCACCTCTTTCGGCCGCTTTTTTCGCGGCTCGCTATTCATAAAAACATCGGACTCAATGTCAGCTCTGCCGCGCGATAAACTCGACCGTCTATCCGAACGCTATATGGCCATCCAGGACCTGATGAACCACGGGGTTCCGCAGGCGGAATTTGTGAAGCTCTCGAAGGAGTTTTCCGAACTCGGACCGGTCGTCGCTCAAATCGATGCGTTGCGTAAAGCCGAGGCCGAGAGCGCGGATCTCGAACAGATGATCAATGATCCGTCGGCCGACAAGGAAATGGTCGATCTCGCCTATGCGGAGCGGGCGTCGCTTGCCGAGCGGATCACGGAGCTGGAGCAACAGCTGCGCATCGCGCTGCTGCCGAAGGACGCGGCCGACGAAAAGAGCGCCATCCTGGAAGTCCGCGCCGGAACGGG from Hyphomicrobium sp. MC1 harbors:
- the ptsP gene encoding phosphoenolpyruvate--protein phosphotransferase; the encoded protein is MVRRDDPRPLPSETSLRVIMRHLREIMSDGGEGQEKLDRIVRQISGVMVAEVCSIYLKRQDGSLELFATEGLNPSAVHTTRLKRGEGLVGRAAELGVTVNEPEASSHPAFSYRPETGEEIYHSLLAVPIARSGQVLGVLVIQNRTPREYSDEDVEVMQATAMVIAENLVSGAVAGTVAAIEASRSQPLVIEGEPISDGIALGHVVLHEPRIVVTQLMAENPALELERLSLALEKLQLNIDEMFDHEHLSNIGEHRDVLEAYRMFAHDKGWHRRLREAVEGGLTAEAAVERVQNAMRTRMLRQHDTYWRERQRDLDDLSDRLLRVLAGRLKSSEDDGGLPPDTILVARTMGPAELLDYDRSRLRGLVVEDGSSQSHVAVVAKALGIAAIGQAAGIVDRVSAGDAAIVDAVAGEVHLRPTAEVISAYSDKVRFRARRQKRYQSLRDRPAITKDGVPIALMMNAGLLVDLPHLDEAGADGIGLYRTELQFMLSESFPRLDRQTQLYKAVMDEARGKPVVFRTLDIGGDKVLPYLRQPKEENPSMGWRAIRMALDRPELFRLQVRALLKAAAGRELRVMIPMVSATYELGAIRALIEREKAFLTEHGHPLPQIILVGAMFEVPALLFELDAFLSRVDFVSVGSNDLMQFLFAADRTNARVASRFDVLAPAPLRALKSLMTAASAHNVPVTLCGEMAGSPLEALTLIGLGFRSLSMAPASIGPIKSMVLSLDAAKVTAFLDDLLKEGAKDVRMSLQQFAETEHVALDG
- a CDS encoding helix-turn-helix domain-containing protein, whose product is MRRSVGRNVSVGSHEYERQGHSRFEAPVPTASVQAQAESRALIARFFIDLRQALRLTVPQAAHYLAVRPEVVEALETGQVEYLPQWQETSAIIMTYTSMAGVNGRPVLNAIGTLFTQLSVRAAPTANQLPAPTPDVHFREPTSYFQQQPFFQQPAVQPQAYAAPQQPYDHGRHEPYDPPQGYSPLQGAMPQQSSIPQQGLMFQGHGGFPPRPRPQQPVHVSDQEPDIARSGLAVSSRNLLRAGSVIASGARRLPQEALHRVRERPQRAVYALSLPLALLLLMMHSSIFATISQPFSVAVQWVSGYMQEHYGPIRDGMRYIEVDDPETRRADKLQIGSGS